One window of Desulfurispora thermophila DSM 16022 genomic DNA carries:
- a CDS encoding cation:proton antiporter regulatory subunit has product MTDQEARQLGFIIGGAFYQPRALEKLEAAVADLRIDWLKVKETSPINGHSIGELGLRKNHAIVVVAVIDDRCRNRKDGACINPGPGFVFQPGQTLVVAGHAEKMKKFISEML; this is encoded by the coding sequence TTGACCGACCAGGAAGCCCGCCAGCTGGGCTTCATCATTGGTGGCGCCTTTTACCAGCCCCGTGCGCTGGAAAAGCTGGAGGCCGCGGTGGCCGACCTGCGCATCGACTGGCTGAAGGTAAAGGAAACTTCGCCCATTAACGGCCACAGCATTGGCGAGCTGGGCCTGCGCAAAAACCACGCCATTGTGGTGGTGGCCGTGATTGATGACCGGTGTCGCAACAGGAAGGACGGAGCCTGCATCAACCCCGGCCCGGGCTTTGTTTTTCAGCCGGGGCAAACGCTGGTCGTGGCCGGCCACGCTGAGAAAATGAAAAAGTTTATCAGTGAAATGCTCTAG